The Perognathus longimembris pacificus isolate PPM17 chromosome 12, ASM2315922v1, whole genome shotgun sequence genome includes the window ttcttctctctctctttctttctctccctccctcgcttcctctttctctctctccttcctttttcccgctctctctctttatttctttcatttcgtgtgtatgtatgtgtctctctctctctctctctctctgtgtgtgtgtgtgtgtgtgtgtgtgtgtgtgtgtgtgtgtgcgtgtgtgtgttactggagcTTGCCGTCAGAACTTggacactttcccttagcttactttgcttaagcctagcactctaccatttgaaccacagctccacttgcagcttcttggtagttcattggagataaagagtgtcactgagtttcctgtccaggctcaAAACaaagatcacagcctcttgagtagctaggataataggcatgagccaccagtgcctagcttagtCATCAGTCAATGTCAGAACATTTTCATAACTTCAAAAAGCAGCCCATTCTCTTTCATCCTCATTCCCTTCATCATCCTGAAACAGCCATTCATCTACTTTCTGCTTCTATAGGCTACTTTTGCCTCTTGTGGACATGAATAGAGTCATATATAATGAAATTTTTGTGGCTTCTTAAATTTAGCACATTTTCAAGGTTCATTCATATTGTAGCACATATTGctaatttcttccttttcatgAACACCGATAGTCCATTGTGTAGCTATACCAAAGTTTATTGGTCCATTTGCCTGTTGATGGACATgggttattttcatatttttgttgtaGTTAATTATTGCTATAACACTTGTATTCAAGGTTTTGTGTGAATACACATTTTTACTTCTCCTTGGTACATTCATAGAAATGAAACTTTTGGCTTAAATGGAATCTTTGAAAGTGAACTTGAGTTCAATGTCTAGGCCCAACAGCAGTTGATTTCTGAAATGAGCATTAATAGAAAAGGCAAAGTCCTATGTTTAATCAGCTGAATAACTTCAGATGATTTTCAAAATGGCTTCACATGATTCTACTCTCACTCCATAATATAAGAGGGTCCCAATTTCTCCATGACTACTCAGTTATAGTTTTCTTAGTAGGAATAAGGTGGCATCTCACTGTGGTTTTCCCTACAGACTAACGCTATCAAGACTTTTTTTCACATGCTTACtggacatttctatttttttttactctagtaTTTATTGCCATAGTGTTGAATTATCTTTCTTGTTGCCTCTAATATGATTTTTGTGTCATTCTATTCTGAAAACACATAGTATGTAAACATATTTTGTAAGTTATTCCTCTCCAAGTCATCTTTCCAGTGAAGAGGTGAAATTTCTGTAGGAGTTCACAGGTGCATTGCAGCCACAGTAAGGTTTTATGTTGCATAATCTAGCTTATTCCTGTCTTTGGTTATATTGTGTTATACACAAGCAATAATGGAACACAGActcttctttttccatttgttCTTGGCAATGTTTATATTCCTTAGTGCAGTGAAATATATAACTCTggtattttatagttttcttctttAGAACTttctattgaaataaaaataattatgcttttctttttggctcATGGATGTTAGCTTATTTCCCCAGAGTAGATTTATGATAGACAGACATATCTAACAGTTGGTATTTGGCTATTGTTCATGACTTCATTTAGTGGTGAGATGTTTCCTAGTTCCCATTCCCATATGCCATTCTTCCTAGTCTGTAACTTTTAGACTACCTTTGCTTGTTTTCATAGTTCCCTCCTGGCATATATTATGTAAGATATGGCATTAATGTCCATGAAGAACCAGAGAAGTAttgaattgcatttttttttcatctccaaCTTCCCAATCTCCTCTGCTCTTTTGTGTTGCTGCCTGGAATCTACAAGAAATACCTTCACCCACCTCTCCTTAGCTCTTGTGGCTACAACCTTATCGGGATGCAATAAGGTtttaaaacccaaaatattagagtttggtgtgtgtgtgtgtgtgtgtgtgtgtgtgtgtgtgtgtgaaaatgataGCCTTAAAAGACCATCAGTGTAGAGAGATCGTGTCTTTGGCTGTGGCCACTGTGAGCAAGTGGCCTTGGAGAGATAATTAATGACTCCTGCTGGTGGCAGGAGCCCACACCCGGAGACTGTGAACAGGAAAGGCATATGAGAATGTATGCATTTGTGAGTGTTTGGGAGTGAAAATGTTTGTAAACCGATGCCAACCTATCCTCTCTCtcatcccagcctctcccaggatTGCTACTGTAGAACGTTAACCAGCTGTTTCTTCCCTGCCCCTCAGCAGGAACACTTCCTCCACTGAAATGTCCCTCTGCCTGGGAGATCTGTAATCgttttttttctgatctttccTGTGTTTCACCTCAATCAAAACTGCCACTATCTTTTTCAGTCAACGAATCTTTCCATCCTAAAGTTACCATGTATTCACTTGTTTCTCATTTCTTACTGCACAGGTATATCAATTCAGTTTAAAGTCTCTGTGACTCCTTTAGAACGACGCAGAAAAGCAGCAAATTATGTATGAGATGGGAGAAAAGAGACAgggacaaagagaaaaaagtaaactATAAATTGCCAAAAGGGAAAGTAGCGGGAGAGGTGAGCAAGGCATTTGATATCTGTTTAGTGTTACTAGAGAAACCTACAGTTACTGTACAAATGTATGCACTCAGAGTAATGTTTAAATAATCAAATTCCAGCAATCTTTCCTACTTCCCACCAGATATATCCCTAACTGTGTAGACTCTTCTGTTTAAAATCCCATCAGAATGAAAATGAGAGTGACTTATTCTCTCGatacttccttttatttctataaaTCCATTTCTCAGTGGCCAACTAGTGCTATGAAATATGTATCAGGGTACTAGCTCTGGAAATGTTAACCGTCTTCATGTAGACTCAAGGTAGTTCATGCTTTTACTCATTGCCAGTACATATCTAACTGACAAGTCTGCAACCTAATGTACAGCAATAACAACCAATGGAGACGGAGAGTTtatcatatgtgtgtgtttatcacACACatttatgtttatgtgtgtatatgtgtgtgtttatcacACACTTCAGAACTTACTCTTGTTATGTTCCCTCTCCATCTCATGTTGGCCCTGTATGTATGCTTGGTGGCAGTTGAGTAAATAGAGGCAAAGGTGACTGAATAATTTGACCAGCTTCCTCAGTAAGGCATAGAAAAGAATCACAGTTGCCTGCAGGGAATTAAACCACAGCGCTATTGTCTTGACCCCCATCCATGTATGTGACTCTTTTATAGGACAAGCCTtcattggttgtttttattttatttatttacttttttttacacCAAGGAAACTTTTTATTAAAGTGTGAATTAccagttatttaaaaatacacgGGAAAACACAAACATACAAAGGCAGTATCATACAACTGATTTCTAAACTCAGTATTTTTGAGATACGAAACAATGATCACTACCCTACAAGTCAGTTTACTGacataaattgatttttaagttGGTCTACAATTGTTTGTTCAATTTTGCTTATGctactgaatttttaaattttatcctaTATCAGAATTGTTTTGATATGTaatactttttacttatttttatatgtttacttCTAAAAGTAGTATAGAGTTGATTTTTGGAATTATTCTTAGGAAAGTCCCCTAAATTATAGTAATTCAAATGCAGTTGCTCTCTGTAAATAATTGCCATTTGGGATTATCTACAAAAAGACCCACCTATTTAAAAGGCAACATTTTAATGGGCAAACTATGAGGGTTGGAGGCAGGattactaaagaaaacaaaatgctatCCTACTGCTACTAGTTTCTGGTCGACCACAGGTGACTTTATAGTTGCCCATTTTATATGTCCTTTTCTAAAGTAACAGACTTTACCAATTATGTTACTCATCCAAATAAATTGACCTTTAAACTATCATACTTGAGCTGCTTGAAATAAATTGTTCTCTTAATTTAAGAGCCCTAACCATAAAAGTAGTAAACCCCACTTTGTTCCACAATTAGAATGCTGAGTCAAAGATTGCCTATAAGATAAGATGTGTGGCTATCTTCTAACCCTAATCAGTCATGAAGAAAGACCTTCAAGAGCTCTGTAAACTAACAGATGCAGTAATGACTTCAGCTATCAACACACAATAATGAGCCAGCAGAATCAAAAGGGTACACTCTTCAGGGAGAAACTGGCTTGTCTAAAACAAGAGGGTATATATCCTCCTATAAAATAAGAATGCAtgggaataaaaaaagaactacaatAAACTTGTACAGAGATGGTTCTGATTTTTATGTAAGTATATTTAAACTACCTGTGCCCAAATGActggaaattttcttttctttttcttaacataATACTGATTGGTGATAAACTGGTCCTAATTCCTTACAAAACTGTTATTCCTTGTATTTATCTACTGTATCCTCACTGTACTGCAATTAATTTATAAGCTGGGCCTGCCCAGCCTGACTATAAAGCCTCTTTAGAAATAACCAGATGCATTAAATAAAGGCATCTTTCAGAATTCTGCACTTCAAGACAGCATATGAAGAACCAGCAACTGATCTTCCAATGTAAACATCGCTCATGTACATTACCAAAGAAAGAGAGCGCAATTTACTAACTACTCCTTCCTTATAAGAACCTCAGTAGCTGCAAGCAGTTTGTTTTTGCAAACCATTCCAATACTTATTAATTCCAAAGATCCGAACACCATGTAGTTGTGGCATTTGGGGAATAAGCACACTCAGAAGAGAAGCTGTATGTAGGACGAAGTGAGTTGGATCATACTTCGTATAGAAACTTGCCAGAAAATATAGAATTATTGGAGAAATTGTGAAAAACTTCCGTGAAGATGTAAACTGTACTCCACAGTCGAGTTGTTCCCAATGAGTTAGGAGCCTTGCTTTACCCTGGTCAGGGGTTTCAAAAGGTGTTCCTTTCACTGCATGCAAAAATCCATACATCCCCAAGTTATGTATAATAGTTGTTAAGGTCCAAGCAGCAGGAACACTGAAGAAGGGAATGGTGAGTAAGACAATATGAAGCAAGCCAACTCCCAATGCACAGGTCGGCCGCCTCCCCCGGCTGTTCATGACACAGGTATTTGGATTCACTTCACTGTGGGCCACTCCAACATTCATGTGTGCTCCGCCATCCCACTCGGGGCAGCCCGCACAGCGCAGGACCAGCCCGGCGGCCATGGCTGCGTCTCCTCACCTACCCAATGCCTGCTCATTGCTTGTTTTTAAAACGACATTTTCTGGGTAAGCTGCATACATCCAGGGCAGAATGGTGCTGAGGTCATCACAGGTAAACTACTTGTGGCCTTTGGAGAATTCCTAGAGCCTTCATTGCCCTGGAAAATATTCTGCGTGTTGTTGTGACTATCATCATACTTTCAAACTTCTAACCTCCAAGAAGGACGTTatagggttcgagggaggggattccatggccctccaagagcccaccactcagagacagtctcagcaaaaagatggatttattggggatgcaaaaagcgaactgaccagccagggactcagcacagactcgggagctgccacttCTAATGTCCAAGAAGGACAGGAACTGCTGAGAAGACAGAAGAGTTAGGTAGTCATTCTCCAGATCTTGTCAACTATGTTGATTTCTGAGCCAAATCTTAGTGTTCCATGTCTGCTGGCCTGAGGCTGTTTTGCTCCCCTGCATCTCTTCCAGTGAGCTCTCTATTTGGATACTAATTTCTCCTCTCATCACTGTGTCTGGAGTCTGCATTGTCTAGAAGACAAACAACTTCTGATGCCACCATCCTCAGCATCCAGGTTTCCACAGGGATTTAGAAAAAATATAGCCTGGTTTTCATTAGATTCTGATTTCTACGTGTGTGtacgcgcgccagtcctggggcttgaactctgggcttgggcacggTCCCTCAGCACTTTTGCTCAATGCCAGTCTTCTGCCAAgggaagccacagcttcacttctggtgcTTCTCTGGTATTtgctaataggagataagagatCCATTGTCTTACCAcggagtctggctttgaaccaggatcctcagatctcagcctcccaagaaatGAGTGGCCGGAGCCACTGAAGTCCAGAAAATTGCTGTTTCTTTTGAAGGGACAATTGAATTAGACTGCCTATGGATAGAAGGATGCAAAATGCATGAATTTGTGAGGCCTAGAGCAAAAGTATTAAAAccttgaagaaatatttttatttttctagaaatacGTTCCTTTTTTACAAAGTTGTGTAAGTCTAGTTAGACAAATGATGCTTAGAAAAACCGGATTATTTCTTACTAAACTATGGAAAATAATCCATttccaggaagaaaatataaatacattatttttctttgggcTTATGCTGAAAGGTCTGAGGATATAACCTTTAACAAGATTAAGATGAAAGTTAATTAATGACAAATACAGATGGAGTTTGGTATAGGATTTCAAAGGAGTTgaaaaaataaatggtttatgaagaaagtattaaaaaaaaagaaataaatattgtgtTGGATTGTATGGTGAAAAAAGTCAGAGAAAAATATTCCCAAGGTATTCTATTTGATTGGTATATAAATCatatagaaaaaaaggaagaataatgaTCAGAGATACTAACTTGTCAAAATCTACTTGTCATATTAAAAACTGTTAACGCAGTTGAATGCTagtaaaatacagaaatatgGTCCTAGGCTATGGTGACTCGTATGATTGAATCTCATGACATCATAGCATAATGTATCATCCAAGTATCTGTGCAAGCATAGTTCATGCCCTTATGTACACTACAGAACATCTGATAGCAAATCACTGTTACTAATAGTGTATTTACCATACTATGCTACATTTTAGTCATTATTTTAGAATATACTTCCACTGGTAAACAACGTTTTCTGTAAGACACAATGCCCTATGAATCTGTCTGATTCTCTGACATGCTGTGTTTATCGTGCCATCCTGGTGCAATCGAGAATGACTTAGATCAACTAGATTTTTGTAAGTGCATTCTGTCATTCTCACAATGGCAAAATCAACTCATGTATCATTTTTCAGAATATTTCCCATTCAATAAGTGACATCAAACTGTAATGGAATTTATTTTATGACAAAGACTATAAGAAGGATTTTTCAGTAAATCTCTTCACTCTGGCCTCTTTCAAGGTGACGGACTAAATTTTACACTATAGAACTTAAATAGGGCTATCTTCTTCCGAATTTATAGAGCTGTTTGCTCTATAATCCACttttttggtttgccttttattcaTCCATAAGAACAATGCCGATGCTACCATCAAGACTATGAAACAAATGAGCTTTTCTATTTCCTGTCAGACTGTTGGAAATCTAAATGGCATAGATATTGTGAATGCTGAATCAAAGGTGTTTAAGTGGCGTGCTGTACTATGCTGCACAATTACGAATCCTAGCAGTCTTTTCAGCCATTCAGACCTAGTGGAGCTAATTAACTGCTCTGGCAGCAGGAAGATGGGCAAAGTGATCCCCAGTTGCTGAGTGGCTGTAAGGTATTTAATTTGAACAATAGATGAATTAAAGGGCAGCAGTTAGAGTATCAGCAGATAGAGTATGCCTACTTAAATGCTTCTCATTCAGTTTCAAAATCACCAGCCCAAAGaattattttagcatttttttctaaCATTAAGATGGTCTTACATTGCAAATGCCAGCAAGAGAAGATATCCTGTAATTCAGCATTTTCAAATCCAGGAGAACTTTAGGAAAATACACACTCATGTAAAGGCTGGTTTATGGTGTTAggaaatgaacaggtaaggattTTTCTAAGCTTATATGAAGGGGGAGAGGAATAATACCAGCTCATCTACTGGTGATTAATTTGAAAAAACTGAGAAATCTATGTAGGCTCCATTGAATATGCCACTAATTACCACTCTTGCACTTCAAACTCATCCTTGTTCTCAGAAAGAACAACGTCCTTGAAGTACATCCTGAGTGCACCATAATAGAGTCAGCTTCTGACAAAGTCCAGACCGattcctctcccatcccaccCTTATTTCCTCTCCATGGCTATTGCCTTTTATATTTGGGAAGGAGGAACCTAGATTGGATTGGAAAGGTGTttccaaatattatttcttttaattccaATAAGGATCTATAAGAAACTACATTCCTGCAAATTACCAATCCCAGTCAGCTGTCCCCAAACTAATTTGCTATGGTAAACCTTCATGTAAACCTCCCAGGACTCTTTACGTCTCTCAGATCTGCCCTCATTTTCCATGCTCTCCTCCCAAGAATATTTCAGATTTCATAAGGAGTGAACAATGCCTATTGCTGGCTTCCCTACCTCTTAGCTAGTCTAGCTGCTTCTGGTGAGGAAGAGTGGATTCTGGTGAGAGAAGGTTGGAGTTTCCCATGTGCCATCAGTAGGACTTCAGCTCCAATTGGAAGTGGAAAGTGCTTGCAGGTTTCCTGGAGCTGCTGAAACACTTTGACTCGGGTAGCGTGGCTTACACCACTCACAACAGAATCTCTGACTGGGAACTGCAAATTCAAAGTCCAGGTGCAGGCAGGGCCGCGTGGCCTGACGGGGTTCTAGGGAAGAATCCTTTCCAGCCTGCTCTTAGCTTCTGGTGTTGCCAGCAATCCTTGGCATTTTTGAGTTTCTGTTCTTCTCACACCAGTTTCTGCCTCACATGGCTGCTgtcccttttgtttgtttttgctagtcctgggccttggacgcagggcctgagcactgtccctggcttctttttgctcaaggctagcactctgccacttgagccacagcgccacttctggctttttctgtttatgtgctggtgaggaatcgaacccagggtttcgtgcatgctaggcaagcactctacggctaagccacattcccagcccttggctgcTGTCCTTTTCTGCTATTCATGTTCCATCTTTTAGGGCAATAATCCTTGGATTCACAGACATGAATCTTTGGATTCATTTTCACCTTAACTGAGTATATTGACAATGACCAGATTGCCAAATATGGCCACAGTCTGAAGTCCCAGGGGGACACGCAATTTGGGAGGGAAGACTATTTACTCAGGATTGTGTAACGTAAGTGCTCTTTAGTTTAAATATGTGGACATTCCTGTtactatcattattttattttttgatggttgTATTTCTTATACATGTAGCTAACTTGTTTCAAATCAAGCAGTTAGATAGGTGGATGTAATACGTCCATTCATAAacattatttatcattattaacCATCTAGAGTTCAGACCCACTTAGGAATACACCAGATTTTCTTATTTGAAGAGTACTTTAAATTTGCATATAgagtgaagattttttttgttgttttgtgccacttACCAGGgtgtgagctcagggccttgcagtctCACTGAGCATTACTTCCTCTCTCATAGCTGGCATGCcctagcatttgagccatacttccagtctggTATTTTGGTGGAGTCATTGATAGAATCATCCAGGCTTTTCCACTTTGAACCATACATAGTTCTCcacgtctcagcctcctaaggtgTGAATGACCAGAGCCCTAAAGCTTACTCAAACACATAGTACAATAACCgataaaaatacattatttaacTATAACTAAATTTCagcagccaggtgctgctggctcatgcctgtaatgttagctactcaggacactgagatctgtcAACTGCgtttcgaagccagtccaggcaaaaaagttggtgagactcttgcTGCCAAGGAATCCCCGgaaaacccgaagtggtgctgtggctcaaagtggtagagtactagctttgagtgataAAACTCAGGaagagtacccaggctctgagttcaagccccatgaccgacaaaaaaaaaaagcagatgtgATCACTGTCATTTGCTTCTGAATACTTTCAAGGAAGACAAGCTGAAAACATAGCTGAGCTCCGCACCTaacccttttcccttttctgccAGTGCCCAAAAGTGACTACCACCGGGAAGCTGGAATAAATCAGCCCATGTACTTTGCTTCTTATTCCATAAAACACCATCTCTTCAGGTTTAATATTATAAACATTCATGGCAACTGGATCTCACTGcaccttttcttttctaatttcttttctgattccattcttatcGACCCTAGAGAAACTAGTTGTATGAAGCTATGTACAAAAACGGTTATCACAGTCCTGCTGGCaaaagtgaaatttttttttttttttttttttttttttgccagtcctgggccttggactcagggcctgagcactgtccctggcttcttcccgctcaaggctagcactctgccacttgagccacagcgccgcttctggccgttttctgtatatgtggtgctggggaatcgaacctagggcctcgtgtatccgaggcaggcactcttgccactaggctatatccccagcccaaaagtgaaaaattttaaactataagAATGGAATCCTCTGAAGGAGAGTAAGTatgaataaaacacattttacCATTTACATAGAATTCTATCCAGCAGCTAAACTGAATGGATAGGGTATGTAGAATTTaacataagaaaaatacaaatcatGTATGTAAAATAAGTGTTTTTAAAAGCTCAGTttctgaaaaatacaaataattaaataaacctATTTAATAATAAACCTTCTGCTATGTGTACTTTCTCTATCTGAATTTATTGTTGAGTTCATAGTTCAAGCTACCTTCAAGATAAAAGGGTTTAGATATGGTCAACACACTGAAATAAATTCAACACACTAGCAAAATCACATCCCTTCCTTGTCACTGACTTCATTGTGAGAAGTCaaaaactttaaaacatttctaAGAACTTCCCTCACTTACTGTCACTGTGAACAATAGCCCAGATCGGCAGTGCTGTTGAGAAGCCTGGACTGCAAGGAGTTATGCTAAGATATCTTACTATAGCAACTTCATTCTGCAAAAGTTTTAGCTAATTCCTTTTTGTGCATCTTCAACATTGCACTTCAACTACCGCAGTATCCCAATGTTCTCTGTAGACAAGAGTAAATAATCTTCACTATTACCTCCAGCCTGTTAAACTATAGCGGTATGAGAATAATGCATGCGTACATATTGCTACAGTCAGTGGATACACAATCAATAAGACAATCTTGCTCAGTAATCCAATAAAGCAGCGCTTTATTACCTGACAGGCAATGCTAGCTTGAAAGATGTTAACATAAAAATATCCAGCACGGTGACACTTCACACAAAGAAGCACTTATCTGTGGGGTCATAGAAAAATATAATGCCCTCGGTTTCAGTCAGTGAGGTAACAGAGTGATTCTCGAATCTGTCAGAGTAAACCCATCAGACTTGCTGTGCATTATGCTTTTCCTAGGTAGAGCTTACCACACTAGCAATTATGCAGTTATTTGTGAAATTACTCAACTAAGGTTTTGCTTCCCTGCTGGACTGAATGACCTCAGTTACCGTGCTCAGGATTTTCAAGGCAGACATCTGAAAAAAAACAAGTATGGTGAACATATTCACAAAAACTAACTCAAACCAATGATGTCAACGAAAACGCATAAAAGTTCAGATAATATTTTACTATTTGCAAAACGTGTGTTGTGAGTGAGAAATGATTGTAAACACAATGAAGACATTTCAACAAACCATGAGCAGTCATAACCGTACAGAAATGGCCAATATGCCACACATCTGCTGCCATTTCTGACTTCTGTGGCTTTGGCAGACCTCACGGTTTTCTGGGCATTGTGCCACGAGGACCCACAGTCTCCAGAACATCCTTGACATTGGGCAATCGCCTCTTCCAACCAATCAGATTTGGCTCAGGAGAGAAGACTTAGTTAATCTCTGCATTTCCATGAGAAAATGGAGGCTTCCTACCAAGTCTCTTTTCCTGTGAAACTCAGGGCCAATTATCACACCCTCTCTTGATTGGGgtatttcccttctctctttgctttcattctATTCATGCATATATAACTTTAGCTTTATTGTTGCAAGTCATCTGAAATATATATTGGAAAATGCTAGCTATTAGATGTATAAATAAAATTGTCTTCCTTAAACCACATAAATAGTGGATATTAACTTCAGCTCAGTAAAAACATTAAGTAGATGAACTTCTGATTTTGAGGAAAACTAGTTTTGTAAAcaagtatataaagaaaaaatgttgcatctgtgttatttttaaaatctttatctcAGTGGGAGAAACATATGGAAATCTTCACTCCTCTTTATGCCAGAAAGTTAATGAAGCTGAGACCTAAGTACAAGCTACCATTAGCAGTTTGAAAAAGAGATCTTGACactgggctccggtggctcatgtatgtaatcttaactacccagtaggttaagatctgaggattgtggttcaaagccaacctgggcaggaaagtctgtgaggcttttatttccactttaagtggcactg containing:
- the LOC125360650 gene encoding ORM1-like protein 1, which produces MAAGLVLRCAGCPEWDGGAHMNVGVAHSEVNPNTCVMNSRGRRPTCALGVGLLHIVLLTIPFFSVPAAWTLTTIIHNLGMYGFLHAVKGTPFETPDQGKARLLTHWEQLDCGVQFTSSRKFFTISPIILYFLASFYTKYDPTHFVLHTASLLSVLIPQMPQLHGVRIFGINKYWNGLQKQTACSY